The Sulfitobacter donghicola DSW-25 = KCTC 12864 = JCM 14565 genome has a segment encoding these proteins:
- the pcaF gene encoding 3-oxoadipyl-CoA thiolase has protein sequence MADAFICDAVRTPIGRYGGGLSSVRADDLAAAPLAALMARNGSVDWTQIDDVFMGCANQAGEDNRNVARMAALLAGLPVDVPGITLNRLCASGLDAVGQAARAIRAGDMDLAIAGGVESMSRAPFVMPKAETAFGRANAVYDTTIGWRFVNKKMQGEYGVDSMPETADNVADDHGVSRADQDAFALRSQQRWAAADAAGIFAEEIIPVTIPQRKGDPKIVDRDEHPRPQTEAAALAKLRGINGVDKTVTAGNASGVNDGAAAMLIASEAAAAQHGLKPMARIVAMSAAGVAPRVMGIGPIPAAQKVLERAGLTIDQMDVIELNEAFASQGLATLRALGVADDAPHVNANGGAIAIGHPLGMSGSRLALTAAYQLQRTGGRYALCTMCVGVGQGVALILERAS, from the coding sequence ATGGCTGATGCCTTTATCTGCGACGCAGTGCGCACACCTATTGGGCGTTACGGTGGCGGTCTGTCCTCTGTGCGGGCCGATGATCTGGCCGCGGCCCCGCTAGCCGCTCTTATGGCGCGCAATGGCAGTGTCGACTGGACGCAGATTGACGATGTTTTCATGGGCTGCGCGAACCAAGCAGGAGAAGACAACCGCAATGTCGCCCGTATGGCTGCCCTGCTGGCTGGCCTGCCTGTTGATGTACCCGGGATCACGTTGAACCGTCTTTGCGCCTCTGGATTGGATGCGGTCGGCCAAGCCGCCCGCGCCATCCGCGCAGGTGACATGGATCTGGCCATCGCCGGTGGGGTCGAAAGCATGAGCCGCGCACCCTTTGTGATGCCCAAGGCCGAAACCGCCTTTGGCCGCGCCAATGCGGTTTATGACACAACCATCGGCTGGCGTTTCGTCAACAAAAAGATGCAGGGCGAATATGGCGTGGATTCCATGCCCGAAACCGCAGACAATGTTGCGGATGACCACGGCGTCAGCCGCGCCGATCAGGATGCATTTGCGCTTCGCTCGCAACAACGTTGGGCCGCAGCCGATGCCGCTGGCATCTTTGCCGAGGAAATCATTCCTGTCACCATCCCGCAGCGCAAAGGGGATCCAAAGATCGTTGATCGCGACGAACACCCCCGCCCCCAGACCGAAGCAGCCGCATTGGCCAAGCTGCGCGGCATCAACGGGGTTGATAAAACGGTAACCGCTGGGAATGCCTCGGGCGTGAATGACGGCGCGGCGGCGATGTTGATCGCCTCTGAAGCGGCGGCTGCCCAGCACGGGTTGAAACCCATGGCGCGAATTGTTGCCATGTCGGCTGCTGGTGTGGCGCCGCGGGTGATGGGCATTGGCCCGATCCCAGCCGCCCAAAAGGTGCTAGAGCGCGCAGGCCTCACCATCGACCAGATGGATGTAATTGAACTGAACGAAGCTTTCGCCTCGCAAGGGCTTGCCACTCTGCGCGCTTTGGGCGTGGCGGATGACGCGCCGCATGTAAATGCCAACGGGGGCGCGATTGCGATTGGGCACCCGCTGGGCATGTCTGGCTCTCGTCTGGCGTTGACCGCGGCCTACCAGCTTCAGCGCACAGGCGGGCGCTATGCGCTGTGCACCATGTGTGTCGGCGTTGGCCAAGGTGTCGCCCTTATTCTTGAACGCGCCAGCTAG
- the paaA gene encoding 1,2-phenylacetyl-CoA epoxidase subunit PaaA — translation MYAQMIKSTGQGVKTLDEMDPQERAFQERIDAGGKIEPKDWMPDGYRKNLIRQIGQHAHSEIVGQLPEGNWITRAPTLERKAILLAKVQDEAGHGLYLYCAAETLGITRDEMFEALNAGKMKYSSIFNYPTLTWADMGAVGWLVDGAAIMNQVPLQRTSYGPYARAMVRICKEESFHQRQGFDIMMKMCDGSEAQKKMAQDALNRFWYPSLMMFGPSDKDSVHSAQSMAWKIKMNTNDELRQKFVDQTVPQAEYLGLSVPDDTLAWNEEKGGYDFAEPDWNEFFDVLKGNGPCNHDRLSTRQKAWDDGAWVRDGMLAHAEKKRATKMAAE, via the coding sequence ATGTATGCACAGATGATCAAATCCACTGGCCAAGGCGTTAAAACCCTTGATGAGATGGACCCGCAAGAACGCGCCTTTCAAGAGCGTATCGACGCGGGCGGCAAGATCGAGCCGAAAGATTGGATGCCCGACGGGTACCGCAAGAACCTGATCCGCCAGATCGGCCAGCACGCGCATTCGGAAATTGTGGGCCAACTGCCCGAGGGCAACTGGATCACCCGCGCCCCGACATTGGAACGCAAGGCGATCCTGCTGGCCAAGGTGCAGGATGAGGCAGGCCACGGCCTGTACCTTTATTGTGCCGCTGAGACGCTGGGCATCACCCGCGACGAGATGTTCGAGGCCCTGAACGCGGGCAAGATGAAATACTCCTCCATCTTCAACTACCCCACACTGACATGGGCCGACATGGGGGCCGTTGGCTGGCTGGTGGATGGCGCGGCCATCATGAACCAAGTCCCGCTTCAGCGCACCTCTTATGGCCCCTACGCGCGCGCTATGGTGCGGATTTGCAAGGAAGAATCCTTTCACCAGCGCCAAGGCTTCGACATCATGATGAAGATGTGTGACGGTTCGGAAGCGCAAAAGAAGATGGCGCAGGATGCGTTGAACCGCTTTTGGTATCCTTCGCTGATGATGTTTGGCCCCTCCGACAAAGACAGCGTGCATTCGGCGCAATCCATGGCGTGGAAGATCAAGATGAACACCAACGACGAGCTGCGCCAAAAGTTCGTGGACCAGACCGTGCCGCAGGCCGAATACCTTGGCCTCAGCGTGCCTGACGATACGCTGGCATGGAACGAGGAAAAAGGCGGCTATGACTTCGCTGAACCCGACTGGAACGAATTCTTTGACGTGCTCAAAGGCAACGGCCCTTGCAACCATGACCGCCTCAGCACCCGCCAAAAGGCGTGGGATGATGGCGCGTGGGTGCGCGATGGCATGCTGGCCCACGCAGAAAAGAAACGCGCCACAAAAATGGCTGCTGAGTAA
- the paaB gene encoding 1,2-phenylacetyl-CoA epoxidase subunit PaaB, whose translation MTQPKRTGEWPLFEVFIRGQHGLSHRHVGSLHAPDAEMAMKNARDVYTRRNEGVSIWVVEAEAIHASAPGDKEALYDPSNDKVYRHPTFFDVPDEVGHM comes from the coding sequence ATGACCCAACCAAAACGCACGGGCGAATGGCCCCTATTCGAAGTTTTCATCCGTGGTCAGCACGGGCTGAGCCACCGCCACGTCGGCTCGCTTCATGCGCCTGACGCTGAAATGGCGATGAAAAATGCGCGCGATGTGTATACGCGCCGCAATGAGGGGGTCTCGATCTGGGTGGTCGAAGCCGAGGCCATTCATGCCTCAGCGCCCGGTGACAAAGAGGCGCTGTATGATCCGTCAAACGACAAGGTCTACCGCCACCCTACCTTCTTTGATGTGCCAGACGAAGTGGGCCATATGTAA
- the paaC gene encoding 1,2-phenylacetyl-CoA epoxidase subunit PaaC: MTQDALFQTLLRLGDNTLVLGHRVSEWCGKAPVLEEDIALANTALDFIGQTQMWLGYAAEVEGKGRSADDLAFLRDVWDFRNILMVERPNLDFGHTMMRQFLFDAYHRALLAALSTSSDTRIAEIAAKSVKEATYHLERSAETVIALGDGTEVSHAKMQEALNLLWPYAGEMFEADATDQLMIDAGVLPDPMPLRAEWMEKVSQVMAEATLSIPEDDFAHKGGRSGARHTEHLGHMLTQMQWLQRAYPGANW; encoded by the coding sequence ATGACCCAAGACGCGCTTTTTCAAACCCTGCTGCGGCTGGGGGATAATACCCTTGTTCTGGGTCACCGCGTTTCGGAATGGTGCGGCAAGGCCCCTGTTCTGGAAGAAGATATCGCCCTTGCGAACACCGCGCTGGATTTCATCGGTCAGACGCAGATGTGGCTGGGCTATGCCGCCGAGGTTGAGGGCAAAGGCCGCAGCGCGGATGATCTCGCTTTTCTGCGCGATGTCTGGGATTTCCGGAATATCCTGATGGTTGAACGCCCCAATCTGGACTTTGGCCATACAATGATGCGCCAATTCCTGTTTGACGCCTATCACCGCGCCCTTTTGGCCGCGCTGAGCACGTCCTCGGATACGCGCATCGCGGAAATCGCCGCGAAATCGGTGAAGGAAGCGACCTATCACCTTGAACGCTCGGCGGAAACGGTCATCGCCCTTGGGGATGGCACCGAGGTAAGCCATGCCAAGATGCAAGAGGCGCTGAACCTGCTTTGGCCCTATGCGGGCGAGATGTTTGAGGCGGATGCCACCGATCAGCTGATGATCGACGCAGGTGTTCTGCCCGATCCAATGCCCCTGCGGGCGGAATGGATGGAGAAGGTTTCTCAGGTCATGGCTGAGGCGACCCTCAGCATCCCAGAGGATGATTTTGCCCATAAAGGCGGCCGCAGTGGCGCGCGCCATACCGAACATCTGGGTCATATGCTGACGCAAATGCAGTGGCTGCAACGCGCCTATCCTGGTGCCAACTGGTGA
- the paaD gene encoding 1,2-phenylacetyl-CoA epoxidase subunit PaaD, translating into MKPDVATIWGWLDEVPDPEIPVISVVDLGIIRDVSWQGDTLEVAITPTYSGCPATSIINLDVETALRDRGLTDIRLRTQISPPWTTEWLSPKGAAKLEDYGIAPPSPAGGPAQCPRCKSTDLQKVSQFGSTPCKAHWRCLSCLEPFDYFKCI; encoded by the coding sequence GTGAAACCCGATGTGGCGACAATCTGGGGCTGGCTGGACGAAGTTCCCGACCCTGAAATCCCTGTGATTTCAGTGGTGGATCTGGGCATCATCCGCGATGTCAGCTGGCAGGGCGATACGCTGGAGGTGGCGATCACGCCGACCTATTCAGGCTGCCCTGCCACCAGCATCATCAATCTGGATGTTGAAACGGCGCTGCGCGATCGCGGGCTGACGGATATCCGGCTCAGAACCCAGATATCGCCCCCATGGACCACCGAATGGCTATCCCCCAAAGGCGCGGCCAAGCTGGAGGATTACGGGATCGCCCCGCCCTCTCCCGCTGGTGGTCCCGCGCAATGCCCCCGCTGCAAATCAACCGATCTGCAAAAAGTGAGCCAGTTCGGCTCGACCCCTTGTAAGGCCCATTGGCGCTGTCTGAGCTGCCTAGAGCCTTTCGACTATTTCAAATGTATCTGA
- the paaE gene encoding 1,2-phenylacetyl-CoA epoxidase subunit PaaE, with product MARFQSLTVTDVHKTIRDAVVVSLAAPEGDDFDFIQGQYLTFRRDFDGEELRRSYSICAGLDDNTLQVGIKRVEGGAFSTWANEELKVGDTLEAMPPQGRFYTDLNADAQNHYLGFAGGSGITPVLSILRSVLTREPNSRFTLVYANRAVNTIMFRAELEDLKNTYMGRVNIIHVLEADAQDIDLFTGRVDEEKCAKLFSSWIDIKCVDTAFICGPEPMMLGIAAALRSHGLSDEQIKFELFAASQQGRAKQRKVSATDAAAHATTEASVKMDGAVRSFTMPRDQSLLDAALDNAVDAPFACKAGVCSTCRARVTEGEVEMLTNHALEDYEVAAGFVLTCQCYPLTDTVKFDYDQ from the coding sequence ATGGCGCGTTTCCAATCCCTGACCGTCACAGACGTTCACAAAACCATCCGCGACGCCGTTGTGGTCAGCCTTGCGGCGCCCGAAGGTGATGATTTTGACTTTATCCAAGGGCAGTATCTGACCTTTCGCCGCGATTTTGATGGCGAAGAGCTGCGCCGCAGCTATTCGATCTGCGCAGGCCTAGACGACAACACGCTACAGGTCGGTATCAAACGGGTTGAGGGCGGCGCTTTTTCCACTTGGGCCAACGAAGAGCTAAAGGTCGGCGACACCCTAGAGGCGATGCCGCCACAGGGACGGTTTTACACCGACCTCAACGCGGATGCGCAAAACCACTATCTGGGCTTTGCGGGTGGGTCGGGGATCACCCCTGTTCTGTCGATCCTGCGATCGGTCCTCACGCGCGAGCCGAACTCGCGCTTTACCCTGGTCTATGCCAACCGCGCGGTGAACACGATCATGTTCCGCGCCGAGCTGGAAGACCTGAAAAACACCTATATGGGCCGTGTGAACATCATTCATGTGCTCGAGGCCGACGCGCAGGACATTGACCTGTTCACAGGTCGCGTGGATGAGGAAAAATGCGCCAAATTGTTCAGCAGCTGGATTGATATCAAATGCGTAGACACCGCGTTCATTTGCGGCCCCGAGCCGATGATGCTGGGCATTGCGGCGGCCTTGCGCAGCCATGGATTAAGCGACGAGCAGATCAAATTTGAACTTTTCGCCGCGTCCCAGCAGGGGCGCGCCAAACAGCGCAAGGTTTCGGCAACCGATGCCGCCGCCCATGCCACAACAGAGGCCTCGGTTAAAATGGATGGCGCTGTGCGCAGCTTTACCATGCCGCGCGATCAAAGCCTGCTGGATGCCGCGCTGGATAACGCCGTAGACGCGCCCTTTGCCTGCAAAGCGGGGGTGTGTTCGACCTGTCGTGCGCGCGTAACCGAAGGCGAGGTCGAGATGCTGACCAACCATGCGCTGGAAGATTACGAAGTGGCCGCTGGTTTTGTGCTGACGTGCCAATGTTACCCGCTCACCGACACGGTGAAATTTGACTATGACCAGTAA